The sequence AGCACATATTCGTCTGCGGGTTTATaggaacaggattcagaaCAGAAGAGCAGTTGGCCGGTCCAAAGGCCCAAATGGGCGACTCCGGGGCGTACAAGCTATTTTTGCCCCTCCACGCTTTTTGATGGACTGGTTTTAGATTTCTTTCCTGATGTGCTTTTCAACAAAGTTTGTGGTCTGTTTATTGAACTTCCTTTGAGGATTTTGCACTCTGTTGAAGGTCCCAGTCCCGCCATGTCCACCAGTGGTAGCGTGAAAGTGAGCTGAGGAATAGCATAATGGATACCAGGAACGCAACGGAGAAGTCTGAGTAAGTTTTACTCTGTTTATTGCTTAACAAGTGACTAGAATGCTACCGAGCGATTTTAGGATATGATGGAAATGTAGCTTGGACACTGGAGGCCCCCCATGATAACGCCAACAATCCCTTACTGCAATCGGTCAAAAATTGGATGACGGACTGGATTGCAGGGATAGCTAAAGCACCAGGGTAAATCACTCGAAGCAAGTTTTACAAGTCTGCTTGTTCCGGCCCCCAAGCTTTGAAGCAgattttccttttctgtTTTGTGTCAGCCTCAAATCTTtttctatcttctttcttattcCGCCACTCTTCAAGTCATTTAAAGGCATGGGCTAGTAGTATGCGGTTTTCAGCTCGTCATCATTCCATGAATGACCCCACCCTTCTGGATACCCTGGCACCTATAGAGCAATCCTATATGGGCCCAGTTTTTCGGATTGCGTCGGATGACCACCAAGATCAGGACGAGGCTATGAATGATGAACTCACAAACAGTTGTAAGCAGTGAGTCCACTGTATAGTTAATTAACCAACAAGTCCTTATTTATTGCTATTTGCCGACAGAGGAGCTCATCATAAGAAGGTGCCATGGTTTCGTTCGAGCATCCGGTCATACTCGCAAGGAAACCAAGTCGGATCTTCAACTTACCTTCACTAGACATGTCCTCCTAACCTGGTTCCAGTGCATGCACCTTGCGTGGCCCAATGATGCTTTAGCTTTCCTTCCTCTGACCTTGATTAACCCTAGTAGACAGCGAGCGTATTTAGATTTTTGATCTACATTTCATGTATGAATATGCTCTTGCAACAGGTATCTAGCAGAGATATTACAGGAAATAGAAATCAATTGTAGATATTGGTGAGTATAATGTGCTACCTGTAATGTAACAAGTTGTTATCTGGTTTCATAACCTTCACCAGGAGGAAAGGCTCAGGCAGATGGCTTGTTGCTCATCTGATGAGGGGGTCTTTGACTTGCTTTGTGTACTGCCAGACACTCTTCGGAGTGGCTTTTTGAATCATTTTTCCATCTTCTTGATTGGGTTCCTCTGTCTTTGCTAGGCCCACTCAAAAAGCCCACCTTCGACCGTCCTGAAGAACCGGAAATCCGCAGGAGGAAAGCTTCTGTTAGACGTAGTTGGAATCAGAAACGCCTCGCGTTGCCTGATGTCCATCAACCGGCGTTTGGGATCATAACCCACGGATTGCACCCCGTTGATCGCACTTGAAACCCCACGTTAGAAAGGTTCTTGCATCCTTCCGGCCTCATGGAGGTTGGAGGGATGCTCTGAATATTCTAAATAGCCATGATTCATTTTTTCACTCCGACCACCACCAGATTTCTCGGGCTTTGCGCATACTCGAATACAGGTTTCACCCAAGCATGTTCCACAGCTTGCTGCTCGCGCAGGAATAGCCATCGGTCGGTAACAATGATCGATTCGGCCACTCCTGCACTAAACGCCATGAGCGTCCACGCGATGCTGAGATTCTTCTTAGCATAGTGATACTTCTTCACATACTCATTTAAGTCTTCGTCGGAGATGTCGGCGACTTTCTGCTTAATGAGTTCTCCGTACTTGGGATCGCGGATCAACTTGGATATGGCCGCGCGTGCGTAGGCAGGGAACGAGACGAAAGCGGACTTCCTCAACGACCCAACGATAAGAGCCGTTCCAGGCGTATCGCATGTAGCACTCACTGGCTCTGAGGTGGGGTTGGCGGCCTGCACTGAGCCAGGCACAGGAACAACTTCGTAATCCACAAGAATACGCTGTAAGAGAGCACGATAAAAGTGGCGGGTGAAGAACGCTTCGCTATCTTCAGTACCCCAGTTATAGGGAGCTTGGACAGCCATCATTCTCGCGGTGATATTGAGCCTGATTCCATTCCCCGCGTCGTACGTGTATTCCTCCATGCGTTTCGACATCGGGAATCCATGAGGATCGTATGCTTTGGAAGTCTTTTCGAGGCGAGGATGAAGGGAGCGGAGGGCAGGAAGTTTGTAAGTCATTGGGCCGAGTCGTTCGGTCATGAGATTGTAGCAGCAGCCGATCATGGCGATGGCGACCACAGATGGATTGATAATGAGGGAGCGGATCCCGTGATGGACTAGATTACCACAGGAGTGAAGGGAGATTACCATCACCCGAGAAGGAGGACGGGGCATAGCTTTGTCATTAGGCGTGAGAGCAAGAGTTGATAAGTCAACACTATGCGGTTCATCTTGATTGACGTCCAGAAGTAGTGGGTTGTCTTCCGAAGGTTCAATCACATGGCGAATTATGGGCTCTAGATACCCATCTTGGATGTCATGTTCGACGTAATGCATGCAACCAACTGCAGATTCTCCGTTGGTTCTACTGTCGCTTGCAATGGCACTCCTTTCCTGGACGACATCGACGATAATGGCTACTCCATTTTGATCGTTTGTTACACCATCCGGCGTGGAAGTTCCCGAATCCGACTTCAGCTCACCGGGGTCGATCCCTAAGAGTCTGGCCTTGTGTTCTTTCTTGTTCCTCATGGTGATGGTCTTCTTTGCTAATTTGGCGTGGACATCCTTTCCCTTTGCACTGGTAATATTATTCTGCCTTCGCTCTATGGCAATGATATCCTTGTTATACGGAGGGCTGGCAAGTGTCCTTCCGAGGTAGTTTAGTCCGGACCCGAAATCAACGATGTGGGAGACCTGTTCCCCCCGAGTGGCGTTTACATCGTCGACCAGCGTACTAACATAACGAGAGAAGTGCTCAACCTCGTGTCGCTTTTTAGGGTTCATTCCAACAGCGACACTGTGCGGAAGCTTTCCAGTAGATAGACCACCGTCGGGCACGAACTCACGCTTCAAGGAATGCCGACGAATATCATGGATATACGCCACAAGAGAGGGAGGCGGCCTCGGTCCATTTCGCCAGGTGTTGTGGTTTCCGTTCTCCATGGATCCCGAGTCCGCGGCATCATCTTCCCGAAAAGGCCCAATATTCTCTCTCAAAAGGAGGTCCACGATGTCGCGGATTTCATGGCAGTCAAAAAATTCGCGCCAATCGGCCGGGATGATCGTGGAGTAGATATCAGGTTGCCTCGTTAAAAAGTCCAGAATATGAACACCTCCACAGAGATTGGACCATAATACGGAGGAGGTCGCAAATGACAAAAGAGATTTCACATAACTGTCTGGATCTTCCCACTCGTCAGCGAGGGGGAGGGGTTTCTTGGGTATCATGACTTTGAAACCAgaccgaaaaaaaaaaaaaaaaaaaaaaaaaaaaaaaaaagaggaaagagCTTTAACCGGACAGTGGCCTCCGGGAGAAGCACTAGAAGAATGTTGGTCGTCCAGGAAAAAGGAAATCTCACGGAGCCAGCTCTTCCAATTTTCCCAATAGTCGCTCCGGGCCTCGTCTCAGGATGCGAAAAAGACGGATGCttcagtatttagttaaCCTTTTCGGTGCCTGACTGCCACCAAGAAACCGCTTTCGCTGCCAAGACCGGGCGCCGACTGCGGGCATCGTCATCAACGCTCAAGCTGTCAACAATGGCATTGGCCAAGCTGACTTCTTTTGAATGATAGCAGCCATCCGGCGCGGAGAAACATAGAATACCAGACTTATCAGCTCCTAGCCATTTCTCATAGATCATCTCGTGATATCCTAGAATTGTCCAGCATGAATCCCGACGACAACGACCCCTTCCTCCAAGTTCAAGCGTACGAAACCTTTTTCCCTCCTAAAGAACCGCCCTAGAAAGGCACTGTCTTAGACAATCAAGTCTGAGCAGCTTGATGCTAACCCAACCCTCCACAGAGACATCCTCGCCACCCTCAACACCACGCGCCCCCTCTTCTCCTCCTACCAACGCATCCGCTCCCTCGCGACCAAACCCAACAACCCCGAACTCCTCCAGGCTCGCGAGGAACTCGAATCCACCCTCCACGAACTGAGCACAGACCTCGAAGACCTCGTCGACAGCGTCCGCGTGGTAGAAAACGATCCCTACCGGTATGGCATCGAGCTTGATGAGGTCGAGCGACGGCGGAGACTCGTGGAGGATGTGGGTCGGGAGATCGAAGGGATGAGGGAAGAGTTGCAGAAGACGGTTGCTTCGAATGCAGCTACCGCCGGAAGGGAGGCGGGGGGTAAACGCGTCCCAGCAGATATCTCCGGCGGCGGCGGTGTTGgtggagaaggaggaggaggaggaggaggaggtgcGTTGCCCAACCCGTCTGATTTCGATCATCTGCTTGATGAGGACCGCGATGAGGACTATTATGCGGAGCTCGAGCACCAGAGACAGTTGGAAATGATGCAGGAGCAGGATCAGCAGCTTGATGGCGTGTTTCGGACCGTAGGCAATCTGAGACAACAGGCAGATGACATGGGAAGAGAGCTAGAAGAGCAGGCAGAGATACTGAAGGATGTCGACACTCTTGCGGACCGTGTGGGTGGAAAGCTACAGAGCGGAGTAAGGCGAGTAGGACATATAATCAGGAGAAACGAGGGTAAGTATCTGCCTACCGTGCACAGGGTCTCCGAGATCTCATCCGGAATAATCGGGGGATTTCTCTGCTAACTGCATTCTTATTGCAAGATACGATGTCAAGTTGCTGCATTGCAATTTTGATTATGGTTTTGATCCTGCtattaattttggtcatcgTGCTTTAAAATTACACCCAAATATCGgaacaaaaaggaaaaaaaaaaaaaaagacaaaaagacaaattaaaaaaaggaaaaaaggtaACTAAAGACGGAAGAATCAACAAAATCACGTCTTGACCTTCTTGCGAGGACGCGCCAGCTCATCCTCGGATTCACCATCCTCGTCATCGCCCTCCACATCCTCCAAGTCGATATCGGAATCCAAATCGAAATCAGGGACGATCTCGTAGGATTGAACTACGCATGTTAGAAAAGCGCGCCTCGAAGAGAACGGATGTCGGGTTTGTTCTTACCATAGTATTTCAGAGCGTTGGGCCAGAGGTCTTCGCCCAGTGAGACCGCCAGCGACTCTCCGTCGGGGAAAATCTCAGCCTCTTCCAGCGTATCTTCCTCATCTTCGTCCTCTTCCTCGTCTTCCACTTCGTCAAATGGCTCCTCGCCTTTGATGATCTTCTCCCACTTCTCCTCATCCTCTTTGATAGCGCGGGCGGACTCTTCGGCAGAGACATCCCCACCACGATATCCGAACCAGGCGAAGAAACTCAAACTCATAGGGCTGCTTTCACCCTCCTCATCGTCCCCTTCGCCCTCGTTGGCGACCTCAGCCTCGATCTTGGCGACCTTCTGCACCAACGATTCGTATTCCTTCAACTTCAACCGATCCTCGTTTGAAACCTTGGTCTTGTTCTCCTTCTTCATCAAAGCTTTTTCGGCCTCTGCCAGATCGCACGCAGCATCCAACAATCCATCGGTAGGATCCATCCCTTCCTTCCACTTAATCCTCACGGGGTCGGAGACCATTCCCTCGCGGACCCTCTTCTTGCCACTCACGGTGGTGAGAATCTCCTTCCGCCAATAAAACTCCTTCACCAGCTTATCGTTTTCGAACCAGACGTTCTCCTCGCCATTGTCGAACTCAAAGGTGAAGCGGACGGAGCGCGGCTCCCCTTCGCCTTTCTCGTTGACCTCGAAGCGGTCGAGGGTGATGTTCTTCAGGCAGGTGCTGATTATCTGCGCGTCAGATGGACGGATGTATTCGTCGATGTCGGCGGGAGCGTTCGCGAAGACACGCGGCCAGAAGTCCACGTGTTGGAGTTTGGAGGTCACAAGGGCGTTGCGGCGGGCGTACAGGGGGCGCATTAAGGGAATGGCCTGGCGCACTGTTTCAATCGAGATGCAAGAAATAGATTGTCagtttttttgtttttttgccATCACAGACTTTTAAAACGGCCCTTTCCTCTTTCCCGTCCACCCCTTGCTTCACCGCGGCAAAATGTAATCATATATACATCTATATATTGCTCCGTACAGCAAATGATAGAATCATTCCACCAACACAGAGGCAACATACTCCATCCTGGAATCATGCACATGTGTATataggaaaaaaaaaaaaaaaaaaaagaaaacctccacaagaaaaacaagaaaagcaaCTTTCAGAAGAGAGAACAATAAATGGGAACAAGATATACGTACGCATGCGAACCTCAGCATCCGAGAACTCGCGTTCCAGCAGGGCGATATCGCGCCTCGCCTCCTTGGGGACGGTGGGAAGCTCGGGCATTTCGGCCCTCTCGAGGAGGGGAACTTGTTCTGAGTCTGAGGACATCGTTTCTCTCTCActctccctcttctctccGTGTCTCTCACCCTTGGGGTATTGTATTTTTTTTGGaggggaagaaaaatagAGGAAAGAAGAACAAAATGTGAGAACTGAGCTCTCTCCGTGCAAAGACTGATTGAAGTGAGAGATGATAGGATTCAAAAGAAgcgggaaagaaaaaaaaaaaaattaaaaaagagaaaattaattTGCGATGGGATGGGGATTTGCCTGGGGTTGCATGAAACGAAAAAAGCTTCCCTCCCACACTAAACTACCAGCTAGCTCGagtttactttttttttgctgctgGGCCTGTCAGAGCTTCTTCCACGGGTTTGGGGCGGTCAGGAAGGTTTAAACTCCTTGAGCTCTGCCCTAGCTAGCGCCTCCCGGGGCCTGGCTTGGCGCACAACTTCTCGCTGCTCCTCgtgcctttttcttttctttctgcctttttcttctcttcttttttttctttttctttttttcgcGGCGCCGGCGTGAAAGTTGTTGCTTTGGGACGGGTACTTGCAGGCTTGAACTCGGCCTGCAGGATGCAAAGGCTacacggagtactccgtacctttGTCCAACATTCCCCCCAGGTGAAATCTCGTCCACTATGGTCAACCAGGGGCGCCTTTGggaatagagctgattatTCTGCAACGATAAGTATTATATGTGGGAACTAACTCTTTACTTTAGTTACAAGGGGGTGCTGATGTACGGAATACGGGGTAGGTACAAGAATAGGTTTAAAGAAGATTCAATTCGTAGTTCTTTTCAGCATTTTTGCCCCTGAAATTCAAGGGAAATCATAGATATGGTCATGCCATATTACCTGCTTTTAAATAGTACACTTGAAACGGGGCCTACGCCCATCCCAGTGGTCACGCAGCCATCACTGCTGCCGCCAACGAGCGGTCAATAGAGAAAGAACGCCCGCCTGACCAGGTTAACATATTTTAACCGTCAAAAGAAcggatgtactccgtaaaaaGCGGCGTATCGTATGCGTATTTTAGTTATTCGTCGGCCTCAAAACATCCAATCCAATCCGTTAGCTTCCTCTTCCACGGGGAATGCCTCACGCGCGTATTCCTCCATGCTCCTCCACCCTTCCCATAGAGTCCTGGCTTCATCGACAAGCGGCAGTGCCACCACGCCATCTTGATCGGGCTCCGGAATAATCGTCTTACCGGCGCGTGGACCGGTGGTGGGATGGTTGAACTCCGGGTTCGGGAAGAAAGGAGCGCACATCTGCCCGAACAGTACCTCGATGCCTTCGAGCTGCTCACGGTATCCGGTGGGCACGGAGACCCTGATCTCGATTTTGGGGACGTGGACGTATGTGCAACGGCGGTCGAGAGCTCGGGAGAATGCGTCGCATACTTGTCTTGGCGTTAACGTCTCGAACGACATGGCAATCCTGATTGGAAGTGAGATGGTTAGATGGGATAACAAGACCATGgaagagggggggggggaaagaaaagtgACGAAGAGTGCGCTCACCGGTGACCGTTCCACTTCTTCGGCCCATCTTTGAATATTTGCAGAATTGTAGGCCCCACGTCGTGTTCGGCGTCCAGCCAGGGAAGCGGGATGTCGGGATGGAAGGGAGCGCGCCATTCAAACCCACCGTCGGCCATCAACTCCATGCAGAAAAGCGGATACGGAAGGCTGGTGAAGTTGTTGTTGTAGATACCGGCGTACACAAAGGTAGCAGGGAGACCGAGCTGGCGCACATAGTTCTCCACGGCGAACTTGCAGCTCCAGAGCGGTAGACTGGGCCAATGCGGATTGTAGATGGAATGGTCGGGCATACTGCTGTAGATGTAGTGCTGAACCGTGCCCGCTCGTTTAGCGGCATCGGCGAGC is a genomic window of Coccidioides posadasii str. Silveira chromosome 3, complete sequence containing:
- a CDS encoding uncharacterized protein (EggNog:ENOG410PHQK~COG:K~BUSCO:8877at33183) produces the protein MTQTKTIAVVNAAGRQAASLIRVASAVGYHVRAQIHSLEGVIPQELKNLPNVTLLKGPLLNNDALMNSLFEGAQLAFINTTSQAGDEVAIGRALADAAKRAGTVQHYIYSSMPDHSIYNPHWPSLPLWSCKFAVENYVRQLGLPATFVYAGIYNNNFTSLPYPLFCMELMADGGFEWRAPFHPDIPLPWLDAEHDVGPTILQIFKDGPKKWNGHRIAMSFETLTPRQVCDAFSRALDRRCTYVHVPKIEIRVSVPTGYREQLEGIEVLFGQMCAPFFPNPEFNHPTTGPRAGKTIIPEPDQDGVVALPLVDEARTLWEGWRSMEEYAREAFPVEEEANGLDWMF
- a CDS encoding uncharacterized protein (EggNog:ENOG410PFBR~COG:S~TransMembrane:2 (o422-441i623-642o)~BUSCO:4355at33183) — translated: MIYEKWLGADKSGILCFSAPDGCYHSKEVSLANAIVDSLSVDDDARSRRPVLAAKAVSWWHYVKSLLSFATSSVLWSNLCGGVHILDFLTRQPDIYSTIIPADWREFFDCHEIRDIVDLLLRENIGPFREDDAADSGSMENGNHNTWRNGPRPPPSLVAYIHDIRRHSLKREFVPDGGLSTGKLPHSVAVGMNPKKRHEVEHFSRYVSTLVDDVNATRGEQVSHIVDFGSGLNYLGRTLASPPYNKDIIAIERRQNNITSAKGKDVHAKLAKKTITMRNKKEHKARLLGIDPGELKSDSGTSTPDGVTNDQNGVAIIVDVVQERSAIASDSRTNGESAVGCMHYVEHDIQDGYLEPIIRHVIEPSEDNPLLLDVNQDEPHSVDLSTLALTPNDKAMPRPPSRVMVISLHSCGNLVHHGIRSLIINPSVVAIAMIGCCYNLMTERLGPMTYKLPALRSLHPRLEKTSKAYDPHGFPMSKRMEEYTYDAGNGIRLNITARMMAVQAPYNWGTEDSEAFFTRHFYRALLQRILVDYEVVPVPGSVQAANPTSEPVSATCDTPGTALIVGSLRKSAFVSFPAYARAAISKLIRDPKYGELIKQKVADISDEDLNEYVKKYHYAKKNLSIAWTLMAFSAGVAESIIVTDRWLFLREQQAVEHAWVKPVFEYAQSPRNLVVVGVKK
- a CDS encoding uncharacterized protein (EggNog:ENOG410PQDW~COG:L~BUSCO:12488at33183); this translates as MSSDSEQVPLLERAEMPELPTVPKEARRDIALLEREFSDAEVRMLRQAIPLMRPLYARRNALVTSKLQHVDFWPRVFANAPADIDEYIRPSDAQIISTCLKNITLDRFEVNEKGEGEPRSVRFTFEFDNGEENVWFENDKLVKEFYWRKEILTTVSGKKRVREGMVSDPVRIKWKEGMDPTDGLLDAACDLAEAEKALMKKENKTKVSNEDRLKLKEYESLVQKVAKIEAEVANEGEGDDEEGESSPMSLSFFAWFGYRGGDVSAEESARAIKEDEEKWEKIIKGEEPFDEVEDEEEDEDEEDTLEEAEIFPDGESLAVSLGEDLWPNALKYYVQSYEIVPDFDLDSDIDLEDVEGDDEDGESEDELARPRKKVKT
- a CDS encoding uncharacterized protein (BUSCO:484080at4751~EggNog:ENOG410PIQ4~COG:U~TransMembrane:1 (i252-270o)~BUSCO:14187at33183), whose protein sequence is MNPDDNDPFLQVQADILATLNTTRPLFSSYQRIRSLATKPNNPELLQAREELESTLHELSTDLEDLVDSVRVVENDPYRYGIELDEVERRRRLVEDVGREIEGMREELQKTVASNAATAGREAGGKRVPADISGGGGVGGEGGGGGGGGALPNPSDFDHLLDEDRDEDYYAELEHQRQLEMMQEQDQQLDGVFRTVGNLRQQADDMGRELEEQAEILKDVDTLADRVGGKLQSGVRRVGHIIRRNEDTMSSCCIAILIMVLILLLILVIVL